One window of the Posidoniimonas polymericola genome contains the following:
- a CDS encoding autotransporter-associated beta strand repeat-containing protein: protein MRFLLLLSLSALLPTAAQAQLLAFPEAEGFGQYATGARTNLSAASLYHVTNLDDSGPGSLRDALSQSNRFVVFDVGGIINLESVMTVASNITIAGQTAPGGITVYSDRVAFHNANNLISRHWAVRKGDPGIRDDAASIARGQNMIFDHMSITWGVDGTFDINPDSGYVIDDITIQNSIVAQGLDRLGHSTGGLMQPGGGVSVIKSLWADNVTRNPKVRNDNEFINNVVYGWESAAYIMGDTAGTSNANVVGNYFIEGPVNGSAPFSSGTSSFHIYADDNWVDDNRNGVLDGSLVTSYPGADVVASPHAFPTTAALTAQQAVQHVMANAGPHIVRDAVDSRLMAEVASYGTLGGVIQRETDLFPGFGSDPAYLNPRARLTDTDHDAIPDNWETANGLDPADPADWKGLRGDGYTALEGYLNELGADGGAVSASMGEWTAAANWAGATPTFADTATVGGTVVHSGGHAFARRVNVRGTLVMTGGTLDVFDTATSTGTLAVSGGTLSSGRLQVGASGSSGALVVGAGGVIQTGSIENGGGGASLLFDGGAFRAADDGGIAVATTLAAGGATFDTADHATVVTGAVSGVGGLTKQGSGSLTLASASAYSGPTLVEDGTLALPSGGIGASQTISVGANGVLDASAVAGGVSLGGGQSLDGAGTLVGAVTAGAGAVVRPQGVSGSGRPAVGIQAENMTLGSDWAVFDNAAHGTGAGGSYSGADLNDGGIVLVSGESLSSASVNGAASTTVAISEAGAWRLYAKVAEPTLSPIVGDPSTQPGGNNSFYTSVSPGSLAASPTNYTPVQTLDNNADVADWTLVSTSVTPASGVTGPLVAGIDYTLAAGSQPFAIYGREVGTVIDGFVLSPENLTAAELETVLSGQGLPTDDQVLTITGNYLHQSEATLAIDLDSADSLSRLRVEGTASLTGDLSVELTGGFLPQPQDVFEILTATSLTGQFANATAGERLSVVGGGSFIVDYDYANDLVTLSSYLESLPGDFNADGLVDAADYTTWRDGLGTTYSSADYAVWAANYGRSLAESPAGSRAPEPAAGVLASLLLTAAAARRRRP from the coding sequence ATGCGTTTTCTACTTCTACTCTCGTTGTCGGCGTTGCTGCCCACCGCCGCGCAGGCCCAGCTCCTTGCGTTCCCCGAGGCGGAGGGCTTCGGCCAGTACGCCACCGGCGCGCGGACCAACCTGTCCGCCGCAAGCCTGTATCACGTCACCAACCTGGACGACTCGGGCCCCGGCTCGCTGCGCGACGCGTTAAGCCAGTCGAACCGATTTGTGGTGTTCGACGTCGGCGGGATCATCAACCTCGAGTCGGTGATGACGGTCGCCAGCAACATCACCATCGCCGGCCAAACGGCGCCGGGCGGGATCACGGTTTACAGCGATCGGGTCGCCTTCCACAACGCCAACAACCTCATCAGCCGCCACTGGGCGGTCCGCAAGGGCGACCCCGGCATCCGCGACGACGCGGCCAGCATCGCCCGCGGCCAGAACATGATCTTCGACCACATGTCCATCACCTGGGGGGTCGACGGCACGTTCGACATCAACCCCGACAGCGGCTACGTGATCGACGACATCACCATCCAGAACTCGATCGTCGCCCAGGGACTCGACCGCCTGGGCCACAGCACCGGCGGGCTGATGCAGCCGGGCGGCGGCGTCAGCGTCATCAAGTCGCTGTGGGCGGACAACGTGACCCGCAACCCCAAGGTCCGCAACGACAACGAGTTTATCAACAACGTCGTGTACGGGTGGGAGTCGGCCGCCTACATCATGGGCGACACGGCGGGCACTTCGAACGCCAACGTCGTGGGCAACTACTTCATCGAGGGCCCGGTCAACGGCAGCGCCCCGTTCAGCAGCGGCACCAGCTCGTTCCATATCTATGCCGACGACAACTGGGTCGACGACAACCGCAACGGCGTGCTCGACGGCTCGCTGGTCACCAGCTACCCCGGCGCCGACGTCGTGGCCTCGCCGCACGCGTTCCCGACCACCGCCGCCCTCACCGCGCAGCAGGCGGTGCAGCACGTGATGGCCAACGCCGGACCGCACATCGTCCGCGACGCGGTCGATTCGCGGCTGATGGCGGAGGTCGCCAGCTACGGGACCCTGGGCGGCGTAATCCAGCGCGAGACCGACCTGTTCCCCGGCTTCGGCTCCGACCCGGCCTACCTCAACCCACGCGCGCGGCTGACCGACACCGACCACGACGCCATCCCCGACAACTGGGAAACCGCCAACGGCCTCGACCCCGCCGACCCGGCCGACTGGAAAGGCCTCCGCGGCGATGGCTACACCGCGCTCGAGGGCTACCTGAACGAGCTCGGCGCCGACGGCGGAGCCGTCTCGGCCTCAATGGGCGAATGGACCGCGGCCGCCAACTGGGCCGGCGCGACGCCGACCTTCGCCGACACCGCCACCGTGGGAGGCACGGTCGTCCACTCGGGGGGCCACGCGTTCGCCCGCCGGGTGAACGTCCGCGGGACGCTGGTGATGACCGGCGGCACGCTCGACGTGTTCGACACCGCGACCTCGACCGGCACGCTGGCGGTCAGCGGCGGGACGCTCTCCTCCGGCCGGCTGCAGGTTGGCGCGTCCGGCTCTTCGGGCGCGCTGGTTGTGGGCGCCGGCGGCGTGATCCAGACCGGCTCGATTGAGAACGGCGGGGGTGGCGCGTCATTGTTGTTCGACGGCGGCGCCTTCCGCGCGGCGGACGATGGTGGCATTGCGGTTGCCACGACGCTTGCCGCTGGCGGCGCGACATTTGACACCGCCGACCACGCGACGGTGGTCACTGGCGCGGTCTCGGGCGTCGGCGGACTGACGAAGCAGGGCTCCGGGAGCCTCACGCTTGCCAGCGCGAGCGCCTACAGCGGTCCGACCCTTGTCGAGGATGGAACCCTGGCCCTCCCGAGCGGCGGGATTGGCGCCAGCCAGACCATCTCGGTTGGCGCCAACGGCGTGCTCGACGCGTCGGCCGTGGCCGGTGGGGTGTCGCTCGGCGGCGGCCAGTCGCTGGACGGCGCCGGGACCCTTGTTGGCGCCGTCACCGCGGGCGCAGGCGCCGTGGTGCGTCCGCAGGGGGTGTCGGGAAGTGGCCGGCCGGCGGTCGGCATCCAGGCCGAGAACATGACGCTCGGGAGCGACTGGGCCGTGTTCGACAACGCCGCCCACGGGACCGGCGCCGGCGGTTCTTACAGCGGCGCCGACCTCAACGACGGCGGCATCGTGCTGGTGAGCGGCGAGAGCCTATCGTCGGCCAGCGTGAACGGGGCCGCGTCAACCACGGTGGCCATCTCCGAGGCGGGCGCGTGGCGCCTGTACGCCAAGGTCGCCGAGCCGACCCTCTCGCCGATCGTGGGCGACCCATCGACCCAACCCGGCGGAAACAACAGCTTCTACACTTCGGTGTCGCCGGGCAGCCTGGCGGCCAGCCCCACCAACTACACGCCGGTGCAAACCCTCGACAACAACGCCGACGTGGCCGACTGGACCCTGGTCTCGACCTCGGTGACGCCGGCGAGCGGCGTCACCGGCCCGCTGGTCGCCGGCATCGACTACACGCTGGCCGCCGGCAGCCAGCCGTTCGCGATCTACGGCCGGGAGGTGGGCACCGTGATCGACGGCTTCGTCCTCAGCCCCGAAAACCTGACCGCGGCCGAACTCGAGACCGTCCTCTCCGGCCAGGGCCTGCCCACCGACGATCAGGTGCTGACCATCACCGGCAACTACCTGCACCAGTCGGAAGCCACGCTGGCGATCGACCTCGACAGCGCCGACTCCCTGAGCCGGCTGCGGGTGGAGGGCACGGCGTCGCTGACGGGCGACCTGTCTGTCGAGCTGACCGGCGGCTTCCTCCCGCAGCCGCAGGACGTCTTCGAGATCCTGACCGCCACGAGCCTCACCGGGCAGTTTGCCAACGCGACGGCGGGAGAGCGGCTCTCTGTCGTCGGGGGCGGGTCGTTTATTGTGGACTACGACTACGCGAACGACCTCGTCACCCTCTCGAGCTACCTTGAATCGCTGCCGGGCGACTTCAACGCCGACGGGCTCGTCGACGCCGCCGACTACACCACCTGGCGGGACGGCCTCGGCACGACCTACTCGAGCGCG
- a CDS encoding serine hydrolase domain-containing protein, producing MLSGLIMFNHLPANAESSQDAAAHEIEALLPPHVGAAVVAIDGGRVTFQHCWGRRRVDSPEPVTPATCFRMASVSKQFTATAVLTLVDRGQVKLTDTLDQFFYSGPEYWQGITVRHLLTHTSGLPDYESLVPAGTTLQVSDYNVLAMLADADQPKFAAGSRFAYSNSGYTLLGLIVEQSSGRQLHDFLRTEVFGPAGMPHTINYLKGMNQISERAYGHERAGGQWRLADQSVTSAVRGDGSVYSSLNDLAHWVQALDSRRVLSPESLRAATSPQVQSDRGEESYGYGWFVGDYRGERRVWHSGTTQGFALMLQRFPDRKAAVVVLLNASRADSDGEYAERVVDRLLFADAGRE from the coding sequence ATGCTCTCTGGGCTCATCATGTTCAATCACCTGCCCGCCAACGCCGAGTCGTCGCAGGACGCGGCCGCCCACGAGATCGAGGCCCTGCTCCCGCCGCACGTCGGCGCCGCTGTCGTGGCGATCGACGGCGGACGGGTGACGTTCCAGCACTGCTGGGGCAGGCGCCGTGTCGACTCGCCGGAACCGGTCACGCCGGCCACGTGCTTCCGCATGGCGTCGGTCTCCAAGCAGTTCACCGCTACGGCCGTGCTGACGCTGGTCGACCGCGGCCAGGTCAAGCTGACCGACACGCTGGACCAGTTTTTCTATAGTGGCCCCGAGTACTGGCAAGGGATCACGGTGCGGCATCTGTTGACGCACACCTCCGGATTGCCGGACTACGAGTCGCTGGTCCCCGCCGGCACGACGCTGCAGGTCAGCGACTACAACGTGCTGGCGATGCTCGCGGACGCCGACCAGCCGAAGTTTGCGGCCGGGTCGCGGTTCGCTTATTCGAACTCGGGCTACACGCTGCTCGGCTTGATCGTCGAGCAGAGCTCGGGCCGACAGCTGCACGACTTCTTGCGGACCGAGGTGTTCGGGCCGGCCGGCATGCCCCACACGATTAACTACCTGAAGGGGATGAACCAGATCAGCGAGCGGGCGTACGGCCACGAGCGGGCAGGCGGCCAATGGCGGCTCGCGGACCAGAGCGTCACCAGCGCCGTGCGGGGCGACGGCTCGGTTTATTCGTCGCTCAACGACCTCGCGCACTGGGTGCAGGCGCTCGACAGCCGCCGGGTGCTGTCGCCGGAGTCGCTGCGGGCGGCGACCTCGCCGCAGGTGCAGTCGGACCGCGGAGAAGAGTCGTACGGCTACGGCTGGTTCGTTGGCGACTACCGCGGCGAGCGGCGGGTGTGGCACAGCGGCACGACGCAGGGCTTCGCGCTGATGCTCCAGCGCTTCCCCGACCGGAAGGCGGCGGTGGTGGTTCTGCTCAACGCGTCACGCGCGGACTCCGACGGCGAGTACGCCGAGCGGGTGGTCGACCGGCTGCTGTTCGCCGACGCGGGTCGCGAGTAG